The following are encoded together in the Culex pipiens pallens isolate TS chromosome 1, TS_CPP_V2, whole genome shotgun sequence genome:
- the LOC120431220 gene encoding uncharacterized protein LOC120431220 translates to MAIAFYCEEEEDPKGYYDSYGYGYQLQSQQSQHAATAPPATGSQQPVAQQAASGDDENNNNSNNCALHGSSPLTADVVNNRQLMRVVLHQVLYRCTMEGALSPAHTSCVFCNKIYYLFQLLY, encoded by the exons ATGGCGATCGCGTTCTACTGCGAGGAAGAGGAGGACCCCAAGGGCTACTACGATTCGTATGGATACGGCTACCAGTTGCAGTCGCAGCAATCACAGCATGCTGCTACTGCACCGCCAGCTACTGGAAGTCAACAACCAGTAGCGCAGCAGGCCGCAAGTGGTGATgatgaaaacaacaacaacagcaacaactgtGCGTTGCACGGAAGCTCGCCGCTAACGGCAGACGTCGTCAACAACCGGCAACTGATGCGAGTCGTCCTGCACCAGGTGTTGTATCGGTGTACGATGGAAG GTGCCCTCAGTCCCGCCCACACGTCCTGCGTGTTCTGCAACAAAATCTACTATCTGTTCCAGCTGCTGTACTGA